In Pseudomonadales bacterium, one genomic interval encodes:
- a CDS encoding thermonuclease family protein produces MAAVSRYPMTMFARSLITILVSLSLLACGSHADRYPVIKVQDGDSFLVLAGSRQQKVRIAAIDAPEYQQPYGQQSKLSLKELLSDRDVRLEVIKTDDYGRWVAKVWVAQLDCEESSYTRCETNLDAGLFQVQNGFAWWYRYWGKVRKEQSLADQQLYEQAESTAKKNKLGLWRDTNPVNPRQWRKSHPR; encoded by the coding sequence GTGGCCGCCGTTAGTCGTTACCCTATGACGATGTTTGCCAGATCTCTGATTACTATCCTTGTTTCATTATCGTTGCTGGCTTGCGGAAGCCACGCTGATCGTTATCCGGTGATCAAGGTACAGGATGGCGATTCGTTTCTCGTTCTGGCCGGGAGCCGACAACAGAAGGTGCGCATCGCGGCGATTGATGCACCGGAATATCAGCAACCCTATGGTCAGCAGTCGAAGCTTAGTCTGAAAGAACTGTTGTCTGACCGCGATGTGCGTCTTGAAGTGATAAAAACCGACGACTATGGCCGCTGGGTGGCGAAAGTCTGGGTGGCTCAACTCGATTGTGAAGAGTCCTCTTATACACGTTGTGAAACAAACCTGGATGCAGGTTTGTTTCAGGTTCAGAACGGGTTTGCCTGGTGGTATCGCTATTGGGGGAAAGTTCGCAAAGAGCAGTCTCTTGCTGATCAACAGTTATACGAGCAAGCAGAGTCAACAGCGAAGAAAAACAAGCTGGGTTTATGGCGAGATACGAACCCGGTGAATCCGCGTCAGTGGCGAAAGAGTCATCCCAGATAA
- a CDS encoding DUF2520 domain-containing protein has protein sequence MITQNRPASLNIIGCGRLGKTLTRLWHDNNLFCIRQILNQSQTSTTEAITFVGAGSVAQSYSALSTADVWLIAADDQAIPTIVQNLANTAVVKNGDLVFHCSGILGSEVLTPLKEKGALIASIHPIHGFANPATSINNFAGSFCAAEGDAGALAKLAPVFEQIGAQLITINSADKLLYHASSVIGCNYLIGLLDASQQCFELSGIDRQQSAELLRPIVHAIVDSVLDSSPSEALVGPIARGDVETVSKQLSALEEQAPDLAAIYRLMGERNVKLADLASNVEKDKLAKLLAVLSR, from the coding sequence ATGATCACCCAAAACCGGCCTGCCTCACTCAATATCATTGGCTGCGGCAGGCTCGGCAAAACCCTCACCCGGCTCTGGCACGACAATAACCTGTTTTGCATCCGGCAGATTCTTAACCAGTCTCAAACCAGCACAACGGAAGCCATTACTTTTGTCGGCGCCGGTTCAGTTGCTCAGAGCTATTCGGCGTTGAGTACTGCCGATGTCTGGTTGATAGCAGCCGATGACCAGGCTATCCCGACCATTGTCCAAAACTTGGCAAATACCGCCGTTGTGAAAAACGGCGATCTTGTTTTCCATTGCAGCGGCATACTCGGCAGCGAAGTACTTACCCCGTTGAAAGAAAAAGGCGCTCTAATCGCCAGTATTCACCCCATTCACGGTTTCGCCAACCCGGCGACATCCATCAACAATTTTGCCGGAAGCTTCTGTGCCGCAGAAGGCGATGCAGGAGCACTGGCTAAACTGGCACCTGTTTTTGAGCAGATCGGCGCTCAATTAATCACCATCAACAGCGCAGACAAACTGCTATACCACGCCAGCTCAGTGATTGGCTGCAATTATCTGATTGGCCTGCTGGATGCCAGCCAGCAATGTTTCGAATTATCCGGAATAGATCGACAACAGTCGGCTGAACTGCTGCGGCCAATTGTGCATGCCATTGTCGATTCCGTTCTCGACAGTAGCCCCAGCGAAGCGCTGGTTGGCCCGATTGCACGCGGTGATGTTGAAACCGTCAGCAAACAGCTTTCAGCACTTGAGGAGCAAGCGCCAGATTTAGCCGCTATTTACCGGTTGATGGGTGAGCGCAATGTCAAACTGGCCGATCTCGCCAGTAACGTGGAAAAAGACAAGCTAGCGAAACTGCTTGCGGTGCTTTCTCGCTGA
- a CDS encoding phosphoribosylaminoimidazolesuccinocarboxamide synthase, translating to MSLADKVLAVNNDLPIRTNQPVHSGKVRSVYWLTEADSRRLIAEKGYEVAPDAPLAIMVISDRISAFECIWQGEGGMRGVPGKGAALNAISNHWFEQFREQGLADSHILDIPHPFVWIVQKARPVMIEAICRQYITGSMWRAYSKGERDFCGIQIADGLEKDQKLPELLITPSTKGVLTGIPGVPEQDDVNITRDDIYNNYQAFNFNSVDDITLYEKLLSEGFNLISDALAELDQIFVDTKFEFGYVTDKNGNEKLIYMDEVGTPDSSRIWDGPSYREGKVIENSKEVFRQLLLNHFPEPDILLDKNRMEERYALARDNELPADMMMAVSETYLGIAEKITGEKIQLSDNPKAEIIEILRDQYGLID from the coding sequence ATGAGTCTTGCAGATAAAGTATTGGCAGTAAACAACGACCTTCCCATTCGCACCAACCAACCCGTGCACAGCGGCAAGGTGCGCTCGGTATATTGGCTAACTGAAGCTGATAGCCGCCGCCTGATTGCTGAAAAAGGTTACGAAGTTGCACCGGATGCGCCACTGGCCATTATGGTGATAAGTGATCGCATCTCCGCCTTTGAATGCATCTGGCAAGGTGAAGGCGGCATGCGCGGGGTCCCCGGCAAAGGCGCCGCTCTTAACGCCATCTCTAATCATTGGTTCGAGCAATTCCGCGAGCAGGGATTGGCAGACAGTCATATTCTGGATATTCCCCACCCTTTTGTGTGGATTGTGCAAAAGGCACGGCCAGTAATGATTGAAGCTATCTGCCGCCAGTACATTACCGGCTCCATGTGGCGTGCCTACAGCAAGGGCGAGCGAGATTTCTGCGGTATTCAAATTGCCGACGGCCTGGAAAAAGACCAGAAGTTACCGGAGTTGTTAATCACCCCATCTACCAAAGGTGTTCTGACGGGCATTCCCGGTGTACCCGAGCAGGACGATGTCAATATCACTCGCGACGACATCTACAACAACTACCAGGCCTTTAATTTCAACAGCGTCGACGATATTACCCTATATGAAAAGCTGCTCAGCGAAGGCTTCAATCTGATCAGTGATGCTCTGGCAGAACTGGACCAAATTTTTGTCGACACCAAATTCGAATTCGGTTACGTCACCGACAAAAATGGCAACGAAAAACTGATCTATATGGACGAAGTGGGCACGCCCGATTCCTCTCGTATATGGGATGGCCCCAGCTATCGTGAAGGCAAGGTTATTGAGAACTCCAAGGAAGTGTTCCGCCAGCTGCTGCTCAACCACTTCCCCGAGCCGGATATTCTTCTCGACAAAAACCGTATGGAAGAGCGTTACGCACTGGCACGCGACAACGAACTCCCCGCCGACATGATGATGGCTGTTTCTGAAACTTACCTGGGCATTGCAGAAAAAATCACCGGCGAAAAAATACAGCTTTCAGACAATCCCAAAGCTGAAATTATCGAGATACTCCGTGATCAATACGGCCTCATCGACTAA
- a CDS encoding uracil-DNA glycosylase family protein: MAVENIDQLVAEVRSCSACDGLPLGPKPIFQMRSTARILIAGQAPGRITHQKGRPFDDPSGDRLRDWMGIDREIFYDAAKIAILPMGFCFPGTGKGGDLPPRPECAALWRKRLLAQLPDLETTLVIGRYALDWHLGGQQSSTVRDTVANWRQYWPEVLPMPHPSPRNNRWLRDNRWFVADVVPTLQNHIGHLLGS, encoded by the coding sequence ATGGCAGTTGAAAATATTGATCAGCTTGTCGCCGAGGTCCGCTCCTGCTCGGCTTGCGACGGTTTGCCTCTTGGGCCGAAACCAATTTTTCAGATGCGCTCGACAGCAAGAATTCTGATTGCAGGGCAGGCCCCCGGCAGAATTACCCATCAAAAAGGCAGGCCATTTGATGACCCCTCGGGTGACCGGCTCAGAGATTGGATGGGGATTGATCGTGAAATTTTTTACGATGCAGCAAAAATTGCTATTCTGCCAATGGGTTTCTGTTTTCCAGGAACCGGCAAGGGTGGGGATCTTCCACCCAGGCCAGAGTGTGCTGCTCTCTGGCGGAAGCGGCTATTGGCACAACTACCTGATTTAGAGACAACACTGGTGATTGGCCGCTATGCGCTGGACTGGCATTTGGGTGGCCAGCAATCGTCTACCGTTCGGGATACCGTGGCTAATTGGCGGCAGTACTGGCCCGAAGTATTACCCATGCCGCATCCCAGCCCCAGAAATAACCGCTGGTTAAGGGATAACCGCTGGTTTGTTGCGGATGTAGTGCCGACTTTACAGAATCATATTGGCCATTTGTTAGGCAGTTAA
- a CDS encoding NUDIX domain-containing protein, with amino-acid sequence MSSIPEPRPAATVVLIRDGKQGLETLMLKRNKALLFAGGIWVFPGGALEQADWDGADGDESVAARLAAAREAEEESGLEIDTQGLVEISLWITPEAEPRRFHTWFFLTLAPDEPEVKIDGSEIHDHAWLSIDEAIKAHELGELGLFPPTIMTLRALQGYQSAEQAMAAMSERTPYEVMPVFADGGEDVQVFYPGDVSYHSADPSLQGAQHRSILKDGTWHYVHDGVVEDVTRLDS; translated from the coding sequence ATGTCGTCAATCCCAGAACCTCGCCCTGCGGCAACTGTGGTGTTAATTCGTGATGGCAAGCAAGGGCTGGAAACATTGATGCTGAAACGCAACAAGGCGCTGTTGTTTGCTGGTGGTATCTGGGTATTCCCCGGAGGCGCTCTGGAACAGGCAGATTGGGATGGTGCAGACGGTGATGAGTCTGTTGCTGCGCGGCTGGCAGCGGCGCGGGAAGCCGAGGAGGAATCAGGGCTGGAGATCGATACCCAGGGGCTGGTAGAAATTTCTCTCTGGATTACACCTGAAGCTGAACCGCGCAGGTTTCACACCTGGTTTTTTTTGACGTTGGCGCCAGACGAGCCAGAAGTCAAAATTGATGGTAGTGAGATTCACGACCATGCCTGGCTGTCGATTGATGAGGCGATAAAGGCGCATGAGTTGGGGGAGCTGGGGTTGTTTCCGCCAACTATTATGACCTTGCGTGCATTGCAAGGGTATCAATCTGCTGAACAGGCTATGGCGGCAATGAGCGAGAGAACCCCGTATGAAGTGATGCCGGTTTTTGCTGATGGCGGTGAAGATGTCCAGGTATTTTACCCCGGGGATGTTTCTTACCATTCCGCAGACCCTTCTTTACAGGGCGCCCAGCATCGCAGTATTTTGAAAGACGGCACCTGGCACTATGTTCACGATGGTGTTGTTGAGGATGTCACCCGGCTGGATAGCTAA
- a CDS encoding pyridoxamine 5'-phosphate oxidase family protein, with protein sequence MQDTEQKTTPFHRGEVAIQKRYGVDRVTHEIAKQVIRDYMREQHRQFFAKLPFILVGSVDDAGQPWASILMGEPGFISSPDEHTLTISSQPLYGDPLADVLSTTDAAGRDIGLLGIMLDRSRRNRLNGQISDQTESGFSVQVTQSFGNCPKYIQQRELKPKATAGGTIGGITATKNIVSGASLTPRMEQLVSNSDTLFITSHFSERNTANGDSRYNEGVDVSHRGGKPGFVLIENQNTLLIPDFSGNNHFSTLGNLLLNSKAGLLFIDFNNGDLLYLTGTAEVLFETLATTRFPGAERMIRFTVNKAIHVQQSLPFVWAFHNYSQFTQLTADWK encoded by the coding sequence ATGCAAGACACCGAACAAAAAACAACCCCGTTTCACCGTGGAGAGGTCGCAATCCAGAAACGTTACGGGGTGGATCGGGTAACACATGAGATCGCCAAACAGGTGATTCGCGATTATATGCGGGAACAACACCGCCAGTTTTTTGCCAAACTGCCTTTTATTCTGGTTGGCAGCGTTGACGACGCCGGCCAACCCTGGGCATCAATTTTAATGGGCGAGCCGGGCTTTATATCATCCCCGGACGAACACACGTTAACGATTAGCTCCCAGCCACTTTACGGTGATCCGTTAGCTGATGTATTAAGCACGACTGATGCCGCAGGCCGCGATATTGGCCTGCTGGGCATAATGCTCGACCGAAGCCGCCGCAATCGATTAAACGGTCAAATCTCCGATCAAACCGAGAGCGGCTTTTCTGTTCAGGTAACACAAAGTTTTGGCAATTGCCCAAAATATATTCAACAACGGGAGTTGAAGCCCAAGGCCACTGCTGGAGGCACTATTGGAGGCATTACTGCAACAAAAAACATCGTGAGCGGCGCATCATTAACCCCCCGCATGGAACAGCTGGTTAGCAACAGTGACACGCTCTTTATCACTTCTCACTTCAGCGAGAGAAATACCGCCAATGGGGATTCACGCTACAACGAGGGCGTGGATGTTTCACACCGAGGTGGCAAACCAGGCTTTGTGCTTATTGAGAATCAGAACACGCTGTTGATCCCTGATTTTTCCGGCAATAATCATTTCAGCACGCTGGGCAACCTGCTGTTGAACTCAAAAGCCGGGCTGTTGTTTATTGATTTTAATAACGGAGATCTGCTCTATCTTACCGGCACTGCCGAGGTGCTATTTGAAACACTGGCTACCACGCGATTTCCCGGAGCAGAGAGAATGATTCGCTTCACGGTAAACAAAGCTATTCATGTTCAGCAATCATTGCCGTTTGTCTGGGCGTTCCACAACTACTCGCAGTTTACGCAGCTAACCGCAGACTGGAAGTAA
- a CDS encoding LysR family transcriptional regulator — protein MDNILALRTLVRVADSGSFSEVARQMAVAPSSVSRQVKDLENELGVQLFKRTTRKLSLTEAGQLLYERAERILLELDETRLAVTEGGAPSGTLKVTAPTAIARELLISVLPEFLQTYPGVQMVMLANDYVLDIVEAGVDVAIRVGRLSDSSLKARKLGDSKRVICASPEYLKKHGIPKHPKDLENHNCLTFRDQPGFNIWQFKDGKETIKVKATGNFFARGSDAMTAAALAGLGLISMPDWNMGVELKNKQLKVVLVDYPVSPPTSPVWAIHAHQRHVPAKVRVFIDFLVGKLAHENFS, from the coding sequence GTGGACAATATCCTCGCGTTGAGAACTCTGGTGAGAGTGGCCGATTCAGGCAGTTTTTCTGAGGTGGCTCGACAGATGGCAGTTGCCCCATCGTCGGTTTCCCGGCAGGTAAAAGACCTTGAGAATGAGCTGGGGGTGCAGCTGTTCAAACGCACCACTCGGAAACTCAGCCTGACGGAGGCCGGCCAACTATTGTATGAGCGGGCTGAACGTATTTTACTGGAGCTTGATGAAACCCGGCTGGCTGTGACTGAAGGTGGCGCTCCAAGCGGTACGTTGAAAGTGACGGCGCCTACGGCTATTGCCCGGGAGTTGTTGATATCGGTATTGCCGGAATTTTTGCAAACTTACCCGGGTGTTCAGATGGTGATGCTGGCTAACGATTACGTGCTGGATATTGTTGAAGCGGGCGTTGATGTCGCTATTCGGGTAGGGCGGTTGTCGGATTCTTCATTGAAAGCGAGAAAGTTGGGTGATAGCAAGCGGGTAATTTGCGCAAGCCCCGAATACCTGAAAAAACACGGTATACCGAAGCACCCAAAAGATCTTGAAAATCATAACTGTCTCACGTTTCGCGATCAGCCAGGGTTCAATATCTGGCAGTTCAAAGATGGCAAAGAAACCATTAAGGTAAAAGCCACAGGCAACTTTTTTGCCAGAGGGTCGGATGCCATGACAGCAGCTGCATTGGCAGGTCTGGGGTTGATTTCCATGCCCGACTGGAACATGGGCGTGGAGTTAAAAAACAAACAGCTTAAAGTGGTGCTGGTCGATTACCCGGTGTCCCCTCCAACCAGCCCTGTTTGGGCGATCCATGCTCATCAGCGGCATGTGCCAGCCAAAGTGCGGGTGTTTATCGACTTTTTGGTGGGGAAGCTGGCTCACGAAAATTTCTCGTAA
- a CDS encoding MFS transporter — MFNLPKNIYLMSLVSSLCLATSSLMVLVSGLLGSSMAPSAELATLPMATLIISTALSTVPAAMIMRKIGRKFGYLTSIFIAFCGAVCALISTLQANFWLLIFATLCFGFNLAFTQQGRFIIIENAENQKQQADGLTLALLASLLGGLIGPQFGSIGKDLINSPHGYAGSFLLLAVILVIAFTVMCLYQEKIFPEDSKEIPKRSVFNIIKQPGFIIAAGTAATGYAVMSLIMTATPISMVEMNGLSLNEATVVIQSHIVAMFLPSIVTGKLLNKGLRLSLIFAGLICYLIVIVVAFSGHQIMHFWWALVLLGLGWNLLFITSTALLPETYHIDERFKAQAVNEFGVFTFQAVAAFSAGWILFNYHWQGVLKTALSMTVFWLICVMLLKHRATQKAAAA; from the coding sequence ATGTTTAACCTGCCTAAGAATATTTACCTGATGTCACTAGTCAGCTCACTGTGCCTGGCAACTTCGTCGCTAATGGTACTGGTTAGCGGTTTGCTCGGCAGTAGTATGGCGCCGAGTGCCGAGCTGGCGACTTTACCCATGGCGACACTGATTATCAGTACGGCGCTATCCACTGTTCCCGCCGCCATGATTATGCGAAAAATTGGCAGAAAATTTGGCTACCTAACCAGCATTTTTATCGCCTTCTGCGGCGCGGTATGCGCCCTGATCAGCACACTACAGGCAAACTTCTGGCTGCTGATTTTTGCCACTTTGTGCTTTGGTTTTAATCTGGCTTTTACGCAACAGGGCCGATTTATCATTATCGAAAATGCCGAGAATCAAAAACAGCAAGCCGATGGCCTTACGTTGGCTCTGCTGGCGAGTTTATTGGGAGGTCTTATCGGGCCACAATTTGGCTCAATTGGAAAAGATCTCATTAACTCACCCCACGGCTACGCAGGTTCATTTTTATTATTGGCAGTGATACTGGTTATCGCGTTTACGGTTATGTGCCTGTATCAAGAAAAGATCTTTCCTGAAGACAGCAAAGAAATACCAAAGCGGTCTGTTTTCAATATCATTAAACAGCCCGGCTTTATTATTGCCGCAGGCACTGCCGCCACCGGCTACGCCGTCATGTCGTTAATTATGACAGCCACGCCCATTAGCATGGTTGAAATGAATGGCTTGAGCCTGAACGAGGCAACGGTAGTCATTCAATCCCACATTGTCGCCATGTTTCTGCCGTCAATTGTCACAGGAAAACTACTGAATAAAGGGCTTCGCTTGAGCCTTATTTTTGCCGGGTTAATTTGTTACTTGATTGTCATTGTTGTCGCGTTTAGCGGTCATCAGATCATGCATTTCTGGTGGGCTCTGGTCTTACTTGGGCTGGGATGGAACCTGCTGTTTATTACCAGCACAGCATTGTTGCCAGAAACTTACCATATAGACGAAAGGTTTAAAGCACAGGCTGTAAATGAATTTGGCGTTTTTACTTTTCAGGCGGTCGCCGCTTTTTCAGCAGGGTGGATCCTGTTTAATTACCACTGGCAAGGCGTGTTAAAAACCGCATTGAGCATGACCGTGTTCTGGTTAATCTGCGTTATGTTACTCAAACACCGGGCAACTCAAAAAGCAGCTGCCGCCTGA
- a CDS encoding carboxymuconolactone decarboxylase family protein — MSFTYYNQDNAPEAAREELAASKKAFGWIPNLHAVMAEAPAVLTAYKQLHELFQQTSFNSAELTVIWQTINVENNCHYCVPAHSMIAKMMSVDPRLIQALVDNEPLPDEKLQTLKDTTLALMRHRGQLTKAELNDFKAAGYGNQQLLEILLGLAQKTISNYTNHLANTELDEAFKA, encoded by the coding sequence ATGAGTTTCACATACTACAATCAGGACAATGCCCCGGAAGCCGCCCGCGAAGAACTGGCTGCATCCAAAAAAGCCTTTGGCTGGATACCTAATCTTCACGCTGTCATGGCCGAAGCACCTGCAGTGCTGACAGCCTACAAGCAGCTTCATGAACTATTTCAGCAAACCAGTTTTAATTCAGCAGAGCTCACTGTGATCTGGCAAACGATTAACGTCGAAAACAACTGCCACTACTGTGTGCCCGCTCATTCAATGATCGCAAAAATGATGAGTGTAGACCCACGACTCATTCAAGCTCTGGTAGATAACGAACCGCTTCCCGATGAAAAATTACAAACATTGAAAGATACGACGCTAGCGTTAATGCGGCATCGCGGTCAGCTAACTAAGGCCGAGTTGAACGACTTTAAAGCCGCGGGTTACGGCAACCAGCAACTGCTTGAAATTCTGCTGGGGCTGGCGCAAAAAACCATCAGTAATTACACCAATCATCTGGCCAACACCGAACTGGACGAAGCGTTCAAAGCCTGA